The genomic window TTGTGAAAGCGGATCGGTTTGAGCCAGGGATGCCCCTCCGGCCGCACTCCCCACTGCTCGGCAATCTCCCGCTCGAACCAGTGGGCGGCAGGACACTCGGGTGTCAGTGCAGCGTACGAGTCGTCCACGACCGTGCCGCACACCGCCAGGCTGCCCCGGTTCCCGTGAGCAACCGCTGCCAGAAGCCGTATTCGTCCATCCTGGGACGGCGTCGCCATCATTGCCGCCAACCGGCCGTTCCGCTCCACGCCGTCGATCACCGCACTGCGAAACTCGTCGTTCCCCAGTGTTGGGATGCTTTCCGCGGCGGCCGAGGCGCCGTTGTACAAGACCAGTACATTGCTTGCGGCCATCAGGACCCTCCCACCATCTGTGCGGCCCGCTGGATCAGGCTGTTTAACGGCGTCGGAACATGAACACCAAGACACAAGACGAGCACGCCCAGGACCGCCGGGGGTATCACGCTTAACAAGGGCTCATGGGCCCGCGGTTGGTCCATCGGCAGACTCGCCTGTCCCTGCGTCATGCGTGCGAAGACCGAAGCCATGCCGACGAATATGATCCCCAGACAGCCCAGGTACAGAATGGCCACGACCGCTCGCCCCTGGTCCAAGGCGGCTTTGAGGACTGTGAACTCGCTCAGGAACGGCCCGAAAGGCGGTGACCCGGTAATGGCCAGGAACCCCGCAATCCAGAGTGCTGCCGAAAACGGCATGACTCGCAGTGCGCCGCGGACATCTCGGCAGGACTTGGAGTTGTAGACCGCCAGCAGATTGCCGGCCACGAGAAACAGCATCGCCTTGGTCAACGAGTGATTGACCGCGTGCAGCATCGAGCCGAACACGCCAGCCCCCCCCAGGCCGACTCCCAAGGCAAGGATGCCGATGTGCTCGACGCTCGAGTAGGCCAGCAGACGCTTGTAGTCCTGTTGACCGATGATGAACACGGCGGCGGTGCCCATGGAAATCAGCCCCAACAGTACCAGCAGTTCCTGTCCGAGGGCGGTGCAGCCAGCCGCTGTCAGTACCTGGTGTGCACGCAAGATGCCCAGGAAGGCGCAATTGAGCAGGGCTCCCGACAGCAGGGCGGACACGACTGAAGGCGACTCGCTGTGCGCGTCGGGAAGCCACGTGTGCAGCGGAGCCAGGCCCATTTTGGTGCCGTATCCGACCAGAAGAAAGACGAACGCCGCTGAAAGCCACGGTCGGTTCAGTGCGGCGCCTCGGCGCACCAGATCATCCGTCAGAAGCGAAGTGGCGGTTCCCGCCACGTCGGCTGCCGCGACGGCCAGGAAGAAGATGCCCAGCAGCGCCAGGGCGATACCCACCGAACAGATGAGCAGATACTTCCAGGCGGCCTCGAGGGAGCGATGGTGCCGATGGAAGTAGATCAGGGGCGCACTGGCCAGCGTCGTCGCTTCAACGGCCACCCACATCAGGCCGACGTGGGCACTAAGACTCACCAGAGTCATCATGGCCAGGAACAACAACAGGCAGCCGACGAAGACGGCCTCTGGAATGTTGTCGAAGAGGAAGCCCTGTTCGAAGTCCGATCGCTGGCCGTGTGTTTCACGCTTCAGGTACCCCACCGCGTAGAACGAAGCAACCAGAAAAAGGGCGCTCGTGATGCTCAGGAAGAGCAGGCCCAGCTCGTCCAGCTTGAGCAGGCCCTGAAGGGCTGGCGCGGGCAATCTCAGCCATGCAAGGCTCGTGAGCGACGCGTGAGCCACCGCCACGGCCGGCAGCAGGGCTCGTCGGGGGCGGTGCGGCCGGATGAAGAATGCGGCAATGCCAGCCAGAGCAGGAATTAGGAAGAGCGCCAAAACCATGCTTTCATTCCTTCAACGAGGACAGCCGGTCGGTGTCCATGTGGTCGAACTCCCGACTGATGTGGAAAATCGCGATCCCCATGACGAACACCGCCACGAAAACATCCAGAAGAATCCCAAGCTCGACCAGCAGCGTTGCCTGACGCACCAGCCCGACGCCAAACAAGAAGATCCCGTTTTCCATCGCCAGGTAGCCGAGGACCTGGGTGATGGCCTTGCGCCGGCTGACGATCAGGAACAAGCCGACGAGAATCGCGTGGAACGCGACGGGCGCGGCCAGCGGCGGGGCCTGCGGTGTGGCCGCCGGCAGACGTGCGCCCAGCCACATGGCTGCCGGCAGAGCCAGCGTCCCGATCAGCAAGGAGAACGTGAAACCGACGAACGGCTCCACCTCTCGCCGCACGTCTGCCTCGCGTACCGCTCGCAGGAGCAACCGAGGGAAAACAAAACCCTTGAGCACAACCGCGATGGTCACGAATACCAACGTGTGTATAGAGACGCCTTCCTGTCGAACAGTCACCGTTACGATGCCCAAAAGCACGCCCTGCAGCGCCATGACGCGGATGCAGGTGCCCAGAGAAGCAACGCCGGTCAGGGCCAGGTTAGTCAAGGCAACGGTAATCAAAACCAGATCCGTGTAGGCTTGCATCCTATGACCTCGCCACCAGCACAAGCGCGAGAACCGCAAGGGCTCCGGCCCCGACCAGCAGTTGCGGCACTCGCAGCAAACGAAGCCGGGCCATCGCCGATTCGATGATGCCCACGATCACGGCCAACGCGAACATGCCCAGCAGAAAAGCGCCGGCATCAACGACGAACCAGCCTGTTCGCACGGGCACGCACAATCCGACGAGCAGCGAGCCGAACACCCACAATTTGAGCGCGGCCCCGTAGAGTATGAACGCCAGGTCGGGCCCGCTGTAGTCCAGAACCATGACTTCGTGGATCATGGTGAGTTCAAGGTGCGTGTTGGGGTCATCGACGGGGATCCGCGCGTTCTCAGCGAGGACAATGACCAGCATCGCGACCGCGGCCATCACCAGCGCCGGGCCCGCCGCGAGCCACGTTCCGAACGAGAGGGGCATGTAGATCCCCGAGAGCGAAATACTGTCCAGCTTGCGGGCCAGAGCGGCCACTGCGAGCATCAATACCGGCTCGGCCAGCGACGAGAAATGGACCTCTCTGCTGGCGCCCATGCCCTCGAAGCTCGATCCGGTGTCCAGGGCGCCGATCACAGTGAGAAATCTCAACAGGCCCAAGAGGTAGGCCAGCAATACGAGATCGCCGGGGAAGGCGATGACGGCCCTGGTTCCACCGATCGGAAGCAGCAGCACCGCAGCCGCCACGGCCGCCAGCCCGACGACCGGAGCCAGTCGGAAAACCGCCGTTGTCGTCCGGCTGTACACCGCGCCCTTGCCAAGCAGCCGGAACAGGTCGAGATAGGGCTGAATCAGCGGTGGCCCTTCCCGTCCGGCGACGAACGCCTTTACCCTGCTGATGATCCCCAGCAGGAGCGGGGCCAGCGTCAGGGCCAGTAGTGGTTGGCACAAACTGAAGACTCGCATGGCCTATCTCAACTTCCAGAGCAGCAAAGCCAACAGCGTGACGGCGATGTACAAGACGTAAGTCTGGACTCGACCATGCTGAAGCCGGCGCAGCTTCGAGAACACCCACGCCGCCCCGCGGAAGACCGGGCTGTATCCCTTCTCTCGCCAGACATCATCGGTGTGTGTGGCAAGAGAAGCCGACGGGGGAAAGTACTCAACCGGGGGAGTCAGGGCGGTGCGGGTTCTCAGGAACGGCTGGAAGAAACGCGTGAGCGGTTGGGCAAAAGACGACGCGGTATACTGCATGCGGGCGGTCGGGCGCGCGT from Phycisphaerae bacterium includes these protein-coding regions:
- a CDS encoding proton-conducting transporter membrane subunit; the protein is MVLALFLIPALAGIAAFFIRPHRPRRALLPAVAVAHASLTSLAWLRLPAPALQGLLKLDELGLLFLSITSALFLVASFYAVGYLKRETHGQRSDFEQGFLFDNIPEAVFVGCLLLFLAMMTLVSLSAHVGLMWVAVEATTLASAPLIYFHRHHRSLEAAWKYLLICSVGIALALLGIFFLAVAAADVAGTATSLLTDDLVRRGAALNRPWLSAAFVFLLVGYGTKMGLAPLHTWLPDAHSESPSVVSALLSGALLNCAFLGILRAHQVLTAAGCTALGQELLVLLGLISMGTAAVFIIGQQDYKRLLAYSSVEHIGILALGVGLGGAGVFGSMLHAVNHSLTKAMLFLVAGNLLAVYNSKSCRDVRGALRVMPFSAALWIAGFLAITGSPPFGPFLSEFTVLKAALDQGRAVVAILYLGCLGIIFVGMASVFARMTQGQASLPMDQPRAHEPLLSVIPPAVLGVLVLCLGVHVPTPLNSLIQRAAQMVGGS
- a CDS encoding hydrogenase; the protein is MQAYTDLVLITVALTNLALTGVASLGTCIRVMALQGVLLGIVTVTVRQEGVSIHTLVFVTIAVVLKGFVFPRLLLRAVREADVRREVEPFVGFTFSLLIGTLALPAAMWLGARLPAATPQAPPLAAPVAFHAILVGLFLIVSRRKAITQVLGYLAMENGIFLFGVGLVRQATLLVELGILLDVFVAVFVMGIAIFHISREFDHMDTDRLSSLKE
- a CDS encoding NADH-quinone oxidoreductase subunit H, whose protein sequence is MRVFSLCQPLLALTLAPLLLGIISRVKAFVAGREGPPLIQPYLDLFRLLGKGAVYSRTTTAVFRLAPVVGLAAVAAAVLLLPIGGTRAVIAFPGDLVLLAYLLGLLRFLTVIGALDTGSSFEGMGASREVHFSSLAEPVLMLAVAALARKLDSISLSGIYMPLSFGTWLAAGPALVMAAVAMLVIVLAENARIPVDDPNTHLELTMIHEVMVLDYSGPDLAFILYGAALKLWVFGSLLVGLCVPVRTGWFVVDAGAFLLGMFALAVIVGIIESAMARLRLLRVPQLLVGAGALAVLALVLVARS